One segment of Eriocheir sinensis breed Jianghai 21 chromosome 69, ASM2467909v1, whole genome shotgun sequence DNA contains the following:
- the LOC126988491 gene encoding transcription factor Jun-like: METTMYEDGYNQYSREGLTQIKRRLTLDLTSRPSKRQRQGGGMAGNFNPLLTSPDLNQLKLASPELERLIMQQSGAVVLSGSGGGGGGGGVTGGGVTTSANTNTTTVTTSTSSSQFFFPKTATVEEEEFARGFEDTLEQLHHQEALAAAVTSGGSGLQYTTLEVPTSLPAPTNSMGLLSQGHIKEEPQTVPSVGASPPVSPINMECQERIKLERKRLRNRIAASKCRRRKLERIGRLEDKVRMLKGENVELQNVVNRLRDQVCSLKQEVMEHVNSGCQIPFVTTHQQ, translated from the coding sequence ATGGAGACAACGATGTACGAGGACGGCTATAACCAGTACTCGCGGGAGGGCCTCACGCAGATTAAGCGGCGTCTGACCCTTGACCTGACCAGCCGCCCCTCCAAACGACAGCGGCAGGGCGGGGGCATGGCGGGGAACTTCAACCCActcctgacctcacctgacctcaacCAACTGAAGCTGGCGTCCCCGGAACTGGAGAGACTGATTATGCAACAAAGCGGAGCGGTTGTTCTCagcggtagcggtggtggtggtggtggtggtggtgttacgggCGGTGGTGTTACGACCTCagccaacaccaataccaccaccgtcaccaccagcacctcaAGCTCACAGTTCTTCTTCCCAAAAACCGCTACcgtcgaggaggaggaattcGCTAGGGGCTTTGAAGACACTTTGGAACAGCTGCACCACCAAGAGGCATTAGCGGCGGCAGTGACCAGCGGTGGATCAGGGCTTCAATACACGACCCTTGAAGTGCCAACCAGTCTCCCCGCACCTACAAACTCCATGGGGCTACTCTCACAGGGGCACATCAAGGAGGAACCCCAAACAGTGCCTAGCGTGGGTGCCTCCCCGCCGGTGTCACCAATCAACATGGAGTGCCAGGAGAGAATTAAGCTTGAACGTAAGAGGCTAAGGAACCGCATTGCAGCTTCGAAGTGCCGCAGGAGGAAGCTTGAACGGATAGGCCGGCTGGAGGATAAAGTTCGCATGCTCAAAGGCGAGAACGTGGAGCTGCAGAATGTTGTTAATAGACTTCGCGACCAGGTTTGCAGTTTGAAGCAGGAAGTTATGGAACACGTCAACTCAGGCTGCCAGATTCCCTTTGTCACGACCCACCAGCAGTAG
- the LOC126988492 gene encoding MARVEL domain-containing protein 1-like isoform X1: MEERLETTTITTGATLLLLPLVVTATSSLPLHYSGDEMEGGMVDPGFPVQTTTTTTTTTAATTTIYFDKAYINPRNIPAILKIAVMVTNLIGYLCSAFSTFNYYSHSEWFCFVSMTGFWATGILLILYVLHVVEKFQRVPWLKVELGYCTLWALLYLIAASVCIWRGGADTAAGFFGYVSLVIYAVDAFFKFKAWRSGEVAQGERQMEAQPELASPGAY; the protein is encoded by the exons accaccaccatcaccaccggcgccacccttcttctcctccccctcgtcgTCACCGCCACCTCCAGCCTTCCCCTTCACTACTCCGGAGATGAG aTGGAAGGCGGTATGGTTGACCCAGGCTTCCCCGTccagaccactaccaccaccaccaccaccacggccgccaccaccaccatctacttcGACAAAGCCTATATCAACCCACGCAACATCCCGGCCATACTTAAGATTGCGGTGATG GTGACAAACTTGATCGGGTACCTGTGTTCGGCTTTCTCCACCTTCAACTACTATTCCCATTCCGAGTGGTTCTGCTTCGTCTCCATGACCGGGTTCTGGGCCACGGGCATTCTCCTCATTCTGTATGTGCTCCATGTGGTTGAGAAATTCCAAAGAGTTCCCTGGCTGAAGGTG GAACTTGGGTATTGCACGCTCTGGGCTCTCCTCTATCTCATTGCTGCGTCCGTCTGCATATGGCGCGGCGGGGCGGACACGGCAGCCGGGTTCTTTGGCTACGTTTCCCTTGTCATCTACGCCGTCGACGCCTTCTTCAAGTTCAAGGCCTGGCGCAGCGGGGAGGTGGCCCAGGGGGAGAGGCAGATGGAGGCACAACCCGAGTTAGCTTCCCCCGGGGCctactaa
- the LOC126988492 gene encoding MARVEL domain-containing protein 1-like isoform X2: MEGGMVDPGFPVQTTTTTTTTTAATTTIYFDKAYINPRNIPAILKIAVMVTNLIGYLCSAFSTFNYYSHSEWFCFVSMTGFWATGILLILYVLHVVEKFQRVPWLKVELGYCTLWALLYLIAASVCIWRGGADTAAGFFGYVSLVIYAVDAFFKFKAWRSGEVAQGERQMEAQPELASPGAY; encoded by the exons aTGGAAGGCGGTATGGTTGACCCAGGCTTCCCCGTccagaccactaccaccaccaccaccaccacggccgccaccaccaccatctacttcGACAAAGCCTATATCAACCCACGCAACATCCCGGCCATACTTAAGATTGCGGTGATG GTGACAAACTTGATCGGGTACCTGTGTTCGGCTTTCTCCACCTTCAACTACTATTCCCATTCCGAGTGGTTCTGCTTCGTCTCCATGACCGGGTTCTGGGCCACGGGCATTCTCCTCATTCTGTATGTGCTCCATGTGGTTGAGAAATTCCAAAGAGTTCCCTGGCTGAAGGTG GAACTTGGGTATTGCACGCTCTGGGCTCTCCTCTATCTCATTGCTGCGTCCGTCTGCATATGGCGCGGCGGGGCGGACACGGCAGCCGGGTTCTTTGGCTACGTTTCCCTTGTCATCTACGCCGTCGACGCCTTCTTCAAGTTCAAGGCCTGGCGCAGCGGGGAGGTGGCCCAGGGGGAGAGGCAGATGGAGGCACAACCCGAGTTAGCTTCCCCCGGGGCctactaa